One genomic segment of Myxococcales bacterium includes these proteins:
- a CDS encoding prolipoprotein diacylglyceryl transferase translates to MALFAGQSLGSWRAAGVVHGGIFGGIAASVWLSRRMGLGNLRVLDWCGAPVALGQGVGRLGCFLAGCCYGRPDDGPWSIVFTSERAHAIAHTPLHVPLFPVQLVDGAAHLLLALVLASPPLRVGQKRPGITLFAWLFAEGVLRFVIESFRGDLERGTWGVGSTGRITATLLMAVGLLGLAALARAAPRGSSGA, encoded by the coding sequence GTGGCGCTCTTCGCCGGGCAGTCTCTCGGTTCGTGGCGCGCCGCCGGGGTCGTGCACGGCGGAATCTTTGGGGGCATCGCCGCGAGCGTCTGGCTCAGTCGCCGCATGGGCCTGGGCAACCTTCGCGTGCTCGATTGGTGCGGCGCGCCGGTCGCGCTCGGTCAGGGCGTGGGGCGCCTTGGCTGCTTTCTCGCGGGCTGTTGTTACGGGCGCCCCGACGACGGCCCTTGGTCGATCGTCTTCACGAGCGAGCGAGCCCACGCCATCGCGCACACGCCGCTCCACGTTCCGCTCTTTCCCGTGCAGCTCGTGGACGGAGCGGCGCACCTCCTGCTCGCGCTCGTCCTTGCGAGTCCGCCGCTCCGCGTAGGCCAGAAGCGGCCCGGCATCACGCTCTTCGCGTGGCTCTTCGCCGAGGGCGTGCTTCGCTTCGTCATCGAGTCGTTTCGTGGCGATCTCGAGCGCGGCACCTGGGGAGTCGGGAGCACGGGGCGCATCACAGCGACGCTCCTGATGGCCGTCGGCCTGCTAGGCCTCGCCGCTCTTGCGCGCGCCGCGCCGCGCGGTTCGTCGGGCGCGTGA
- a CDS encoding protein kinase: MLVAERIGDFLAFPAFAKGSSASVHLARLVRTTGFQRLVVLKRLHKTLVHDKEAAARLLSEARLASRVRSPYVVPILDVVTTPGALCLVMELVQGVTLGRLMELAIERSKLLEPSVVVAIFGNVLRGLHTAHEAVGEDRQPLGLVHRDVAPGNVLVGADGLARVLDFGIAKALGDARATATGEVRGTLAYMSPEQLRGAPVTRLTDIYSAGALCWEALTGKRLREDANATAALLSSEGAVTPPSQLREGLSATLDEVLLRALKNEPSQRFPSANAMAAALEAALPPAATDDVIKVLEELAFDDLDRLREQVTACEAYVHDATDGDRETARQDPGPAENDVEAWPVFEGALVAGKYRVERVLGRGGMGVVLGAKHIELGELVAIKVIKGGIDDTTAERFVREARAASRVKGEHVVRVIDVGRERGVPYLVMERLEGGDLRSVLAAWGPLAIDEAVLYVLHACEALAEAHSLGIVHRDLKPANLFLGRHPDGSPLVKVLDFGIAKTQPEGGEDHISLTATRDVLGSPAYMSPEQIRRPKDVDARADIWALGVVLYELLTGKHPFFDENSMAVLARIYAEDPTPIRDLRPDVPSGLVAVVARCLKKDVDARFANVAELAAALEPFAPAGQVSTGRIKRMSLAPAANAAPTIFRDGPSAKSDRARSRRAMALVALALVAAAGVVTAMTLGPKSGAATSNDPPKRLMFGDAATETPVAREAARDAEALAPSGGETPGPRPSAPPGQAGSIGVAGSTGAGPAAAHSAPVASPQALPQGQKPRPPKAGVTPPAAGSTETEPKEPPRPATPPPSVPSAPTPRSDPAADFR, encoded by the coding sequence ATGCTCGTCGCGGAGCGCATCGGCGACTTCCTCGCCTTCCCTGCCTTTGCCAAGGGCAGCAGCGCTTCGGTGCACCTGGCTCGTCTCGTCCGCACCACGGGCTTTCAGCGCCTCGTGGTGCTCAAGCGCCTCCACAAGACGCTCGTCCACGACAAGGAGGCCGCGGCGCGGCTGCTCTCGGAGGCGCGCCTCGCATCGCGCGTCCGCAGCCCTTACGTGGTCCCCATCCTCGACGTCGTCACGACGCCGGGCGCCCTCTGCCTGGTCATGGAGCTCGTGCAGGGTGTCACGCTAGGGCGGCTCATGGAGCTGGCCATCGAGCGCAGCAAGCTCCTCGAGCCTTCTGTCGTCGTCGCCATCTTCGGCAACGTCCTCCGGGGCCTCCACACGGCGCACGAGGCCGTGGGGGAAGACCGGCAGCCGCTCGGGCTGGTTCATCGCGACGTCGCGCCAGGCAACGTCTTGGTCGGCGCCGACGGCCTCGCGCGCGTCCTCGACTTCGGCATCGCGAAGGCGCTCGGCGACGCGCGCGCGACGGCCACGGGAGAGGTCCGCGGCACGCTGGCGTACATGTCCCCGGAGCAGCTGCGCGGAGCGCCGGTGACGCGGCTGACGGACATCTATTCGGCGGGCGCGCTTTGTTGGGAGGCGCTCACAGGCAAACGGCTCCGCGAAGACGCGAACGCGACGGCGGCGCTCCTTTCGAGCGAAGGCGCGGTGACGCCCCCGAGCCAACTCCGCGAGGGCCTGTCGGCGACCCTCGACGAGGTCCTCCTCCGCGCGCTCAAGAACGAGCCCTCGCAGCGGTTCCCGTCGGCGAACGCCATGGCCGCGGCGCTCGAAGCGGCCCTCCCGCCGGCGGCGACCGACGACGTCATCAAGGTCCTTGAAGAGCTCGCCTTCGACGATCTCGATCGCCTCCGCGAGCAGGTCACGGCCTGCGAGGCCTACGTCCACGACGCCACCGACGGCGACCGCGAAACCGCGCGCCAAGATCCGGGGCCGGCGGAGAACGACGTCGAGGCGTGGCCCGTCTTCGAAGGCGCCCTCGTCGCAGGCAAGTACCGCGTCGAGCGCGTACTCGGCCGCGGCGGCATGGGCGTCGTGCTCGGCGCGAAGCACATCGAGCTCGGCGAGCTCGTGGCCATCAAGGTCATCAAAGGCGGCATCGACGACACGACGGCGGAGCGCTTCGTGCGCGAAGCGCGCGCCGCCTCACGGGTGAAGGGCGAACACGTCGTCCGTGTCATCGACGTCGGCCGCGAGCGCGGCGTGCCGTACCTCGTCATGGAGCGCCTTGAAGGCGGCGACCTCCGCTCGGTGCTCGCGGCGTGGGGCCCGCTCGCCATCGACGAAGCGGTGCTCTATGTGCTGCACGCATGCGAAGCGCTCGCCGAGGCCCACTCGCTCGGCATCGTGCACCGCGACTTGAAGCCCGCGAACCTCTTCCTCGGCCGCCACCCCGACGGCTCGCCGCTCGTCAAGGTACTCGACTTCGGCATCGCCAAGACGCAGCCCGAGGGCGGCGAAGATCACATCTCGCTGACGGCCACACGCGACGTGCTCGGCTCGCCGGCGTACATGTCCCCGGAGCAGATCCGAAGGCCCAAAGACGTCGACGCGCGCGCCGACATCTGGGCGCTCGGCGTCGTGCTGTACGAGCTATTGACGGGGAAGCATCCGTTCTTCGACGAAAACTCCATGGCCGTCCTCGCGCGCATCTACGCCGAGGATCCGACGCCGATCCGCGACTTGCGGCCCGACGTCCCGAGCGGACTCGTGGCCGTCGTCGCGCGGTGCCTCAAGAAGGACGTCGACGCGCGCTTTGCCAACGTGGCCGAGCTTGCGGCGGCGCTCGAGCCGTTCGCTCCCGCGGGCCAGGTGTCGACGGGCCGCATCAAGCGCATGTCGCTGGCGCCCGCCGCGAACGCCGCGCCGACGATCTTTCGCGACGGGCCTTCAGCGAAGTCCGATCGAGCGCGCAGCCGGCGCGCGATGGCCTTGGTGGCCCTCGCCCTCGTCGCCGCGGCCGGTGTGGTGACGGCGATGACGCTCGGACCCAAGAGCGGCGCCGCGACGAGCAACGACCCGCCGAAGCGCCTGATGTTCGGCGACGCGGCGACCGAAACGCCGGTCGCGCGCGAAGCCGCGCGTGACGCGGAGGCATTGGCTCCATCGGGAGGCGAAACGCCGGGCCCACGACCAAGCGCACCGCCGGGACAAGCCGGCTCGATCGGAGTCGCGGGCTCCACCGGGGCGGGGCCCGCGGCCGCGCACTCGGCGCCGGTCGCTTCACCGCAAGCGCTCCCGCAAGGCCAGAAGCCGCGGCCGCCGAAGGCTGGCGTCACGCCGCCCGCGGCCGGTTCGACGGAGACGGAGCCCAAAGAGCCGCCCCGGCCCGCAACGCCACCGCCGAGCGTGCCCAGCGCGCCGACGCCGCGCAGCGATCCGGCGGCCGACTTTCGCTGA
- a CDS encoding CPBP family intramembrane metalloprotease yields MLSALRSFVWRQWESIDTEYRTERLPSGKAAAVLLTVAVGLILPTYLGKPTSVLQWERARLAIDTLEAGPMRELIPHVYWALFKLVNYFLVPVLCIKLVLKERVADFGFSLKHSRRVWALYAAMVMLALPLAYLASHSAAFLRTYPKFPGAGHSWTLFFTWELAYGLQFFLLEFFFRGFMLFALARYVGSLAIAIMVVPYAMIHFGKPAAECVGSVFAGLVLGTIALRTRSIYGGVMVHCAVAWSMDAFALLQKGQLPR; encoded by the coding sequence ATGCTCTCCGCGCTCCGCTCGTTTGTGTGGCGCCAGTGGGAGTCGATCGACACCGAATACCGCACCGAGCGCCTGCCCAGCGGCAAGGCCGCGGCAGTGCTCCTCACCGTCGCCGTGGGCCTCATCTTGCCGACCTACCTGGGCAAGCCCACGAGCGTCCTCCAATGGGAGCGCGCGCGCCTCGCCATCGACACCCTCGAGGCGGGCCCGATGCGTGAGCTCATCCCGCACGTCTATTGGGCGCTCTTCAAGCTCGTGAACTACTTCCTGGTGCCCGTGCTCTGCATCAAGCTGGTGCTCAAGGAGCGCGTCGCCGACTTCGGTTTCTCGCTCAAACACAGTCGCCGCGTGTGGGCCTTGTACGCTGCGATGGTCATGCTCGCCTTGCCGCTGGCGTACCTAGCCTCGCACAGCGCGGCGTTCCTTCGCACCTACCCGAAGTTCCCCGGCGCCGGTCACTCGTGGACGCTCTTTTTCACGTGGGAGCTGGCCTACGGCCTCCAGTTCTTTCTCCTCGAGTTCTTCTTCCGCGGCTTCATGCTCTTCGCGCTCGCGCGGTACGTGGGCTCGCTCGCCATCGCCATCATGGTCGTCCCGTACGCGATGATTCACTTCGGCAAGCCCGCGGCCGAGTGCGTCGGCTCCGTCTTCGCGGGCCTCGTACTGGGCACCATCGCCCTTCGCACGCGCTCCATTTACGGCGGCGTCATGGTGCACTGCGCCGTCGCCTGGAGCATGGATGCCTTCGCGCTGCTCCAGAAGGGCCAGCTTCCTCGGTAG
- a CDS encoding sigma 54-dependent Fis family transcriptional regulator produces MGFDEGTTALLRSADASAAVLSPSVRIVITGGPDKGQDRLITDLAHRRVLVGKGELAELRLTDPTVSRRHLALELDESGGVVLTDLGSSNGTFVGNLRVREATLTGTETVRLGATLMQIALEGAAGPVSASTSANFGAVIGGSPPMRRMYSEAERLAPLDVPLLLEGEAGTGKALLAEAIHEASARRGGPLLVFDRGEMPATALERELFGSDDRGPEPGLLERARGGTLVITEISALDLPTQLRLLRALETKSVRRIGGTTSQPIDARLIATTRRDLDRAVQERAFREELLLALSAGRIEVPPLRKRRGDLPLLAKFFWLRFGGSASTLSPDFLQRLDQHSLRGNVRQLAALVAEELAGGRADGATAAPDASDGADADSESAKDILDAIVQKGLAFAPARQLMNAEFERRYLKHMLALHKGNVSRAAAASGISRRYFYRLQAKDA; encoded by the coding sequence ATGGGCTTCGACGAAGGAACCACCGCGCTGTTGCGCTCAGCCGACGCGAGCGCGGCCGTGCTGTCGCCATCCGTCCGCATCGTGATCACCGGCGGCCCCGACAAGGGCCAAGACCGCCTCATCACCGATCTCGCGCATCGACGGGTTCTCGTCGGCAAGGGCGAGCTCGCCGAGCTTCGCCTCACCGACCCGACGGTCTCGCGCCGTCACTTGGCGCTCGAGCTCGACGAGAGCGGCGGCGTCGTGCTCACCGATCTGGGCTCGAGCAACGGGACCTTCGTCGGCAACCTCCGCGTCCGCGAGGCGACGCTCACGGGGACCGAGACGGTGCGCCTCGGCGCGACGCTGATGCAGATCGCCCTCGAAGGCGCCGCGGGCCCCGTCTCGGCGTCGACGTCCGCGAACTTCGGCGCCGTCATCGGCGGAAGCCCGCCGATGCGCCGCATGTACAGCGAAGCCGAGCGCCTCGCGCCCCTCGACGTTCCGCTCCTGCTCGAGGGCGAAGCGGGGACCGGCAAGGCGCTCTTGGCAGAGGCGATTCACGAGGCCAGCGCCCGCCGCGGCGGGCCGCTCTTGGTCTTCGACCGCGGCGAGATGCCCGCCACAGCCCTGGAGCGTGAGCTCTTCGGCTCGGACGATCGCGGCCCCGAGCCCGGCCTCTTGGAGCGCGCACGCGGCGGCACCCTCGTCATCACGGAGATTTCCGCCCTCGATCTGCCCACGCAGCTCCGCCTCCTTCGCGCCCTCGAGACGAAGTCGGTGCGGCGCATCGGCGGCACCACCAGCCAGCCCATCGACGCCCGCTTGATCGCGACCACGCGCCGCGACCTCGACCGTGCCGTGCAAGAGCGCGCCTTTCGCGAAGAGCTGCTCTTGGCGCTCTCGGCGGGGCGCATCGAGGTGCCCCCGCTCCGCAAGCGGCGAGGCGATCTTCCTTTGCTCGCGAAGTTCTTTTGGCTTCGCTTCGGCGGCAGCGCGTCCACCCTCTCGCCAGACTTTCTTCAGCGCCTCGACCAACACTCGCTCCGCGGGAACGTGCGGCAGCTCGCAGCGCTCGTCGCTGAGGAGCTGGCCGGCGGCCGCGCCGACGGCGCCACGGCTGCGCCCGACGCGTCCGACGGCGCCGACGCGGACTCCGAGTCCGCGAAGGACATCCTCGACGCCATCGTCCAAAAGGGCCTCGCCTTCGCGCCGGCTCGGCAGCTCATGAACGCCGAGTTCGAGCGCCGCTACCTCAAACACATGCTGGCGCTCCACAAAGGCAACGTCTCGCGCGCCGCCGCGGCGTCGGGCATCTCGCGACGGTACTTCTATCGGCTCCAGGCCAAGGACGCGTAA